One genomic segment of Sminthopsis crassicaudata isolate SCR6 chromosome 2, ASM4859323v1, whole genome shotgun sequence includes these proteins:
- the LOC141558538 gene encoding phosphatidylinositol transfer protein beta isoform, which yields MVLIKEFRVVLPCSVQEYQVGQLYSVAEASKNETGGGEGIEVLTNEPYEKDGEKGQYTHKIYHLKSKVPGFVRMIAPEGSLVFHEKAWNAYPYCRTIVTNEYMKDDFFIKIETWHKPDLGTIENVHNLDPNTWKTVEIVHIDIADRSQVEPADYKPDEDPALFQSVKTKRGPLGPNWKKDLANNQDSPQMCAYKLVTIKFKWWGLQSKVENFIQKQEKRIFTNFHRQLFCWIDKWIDLTMEDIRRMEDETQKELEAMRKKGTVRGTTAADV from the coding sequence ATGGTGCTGATTAAGGAATTCCGTGTGGTCTTACCATGTTCAGTTCAAGAGTACCAGGTTGGACAACTTTACTCTGTGGCTGAAGCCAGTAAAAATGAAACAGGAGGTGGAGAAGGCATTGAAGTCTTAACAAATGAACCTTAtgagaaggatggagagaaggggCAGTACACACACAAGATTTACCACTTAAAGAGtaaagttcctgggtttgtcAGGATGATTGCTCCTGAGGGCTCTTTGGTATTTCATGAGAAAGCCTGGAATGCATATCCCTACTGTAGAACAATTGTCACGAATGAATATATGAAAGATGACTTCTTCATAAAAATTGAAACCTGGCACAAACCAGACTTGGGAACAATAGAAAATGTACATAATTTAGATCCTAACACATGGAAGACGGTTGAAATTGTTCATATCGATATTGCAGACCGAAGTCAAGTAGAACCTGCAGATTACAAACCGGATGAAGACCCAGCATTATTCCAATCAGTGAAGACCAAGAGAGGACCTTTGGGACCCAACTGGAAGAAAGACCTGGCAAATAACCAAGACTCTCCCCAAATGTGTGCCTACAAGCTGGTAACCATCAAATTCAAGTGGTGGGGTCTGCAGAGTAAAGTAGAAAACTTTatccaaaaacaagaaaaaagaatatttactaaCTTCCACCGCCAGCTCTTTTGTTGGATTGACAAGTGGATCGACCTGACTATGGAAGACATTCGAAGAATGGAAGATGAGACCCAGAAAGAGCTAGAAGCTATGCGTAAGAAGGGTACCGTCCGAGGCACAACGGCTGCTGATGTCTAG